A single Neoarius graeffei isolate fNeoGra1 chromosome 23, fNeoGra1.pri, whole genome shotgun sequence DNA region contains:
- the LOC132871952 gene encoding oocyte zinc finger protein XlCOF6-like translates to VNCARNEEEQNLVAFEYQGGILYRCCRSINPGQELLVWYEEEHTKELSPAPTGTTRQQEVKNALLQVFSCSTCPRSDTSPIYLDKHIQRCHYEEYVRLRESGEIKYKLQIPSKCSSRQPTSTDIIHSDTSHNDIQKEIHHCSDCGKSFSYQNALKTHQRIHTGEKPYHCSQCGKSFTERSHLRLHQCIHTGEKPYRYSQCGKSFTHQSALQLHQRIHTREKPYHCSQCGKSFTQQSALRRHQRIHTGEKPYDCSQCGKSFTSQSHLRIHQRIHTGEKPYDCSQCGKSFTHQSDLRRHQHIHTGEKPFHCSQCGKSFTSQSALRRHQRIHTGEKPYRCSQCGKSFTHQSALQLHQRIHTGEKPYHCSQCGKSFTQQSDLQTHQRIHTGEKPYHCSQCGKSFTQQSALRRHQRIHTGVKPYHCSQCGKSFTQQSALQLHQCIHTGEKPYHCSQCGKSFTQQSHLQTHQRIHTGEKPYHCSQCGKSFTSQSALQRHQRIHTGEKPYHCSQCGKSFTSQSALQLHQCIHTGEKPYHCSQCGKSFTSQSALQRHQRIHTGEKPYHCSQCGKSFTSQSYLRLHQRIHTGEKPYHCSQCGKSFTRQSALRRHQRIHTGEKPFHCSQCGKSFTQQSALRRHQRIHTGEKPYHCSQCGKSFTHQSDLQRHQRIHTGEKPYHCSQCGKSFTHQSDLQRHQHIHTGEKPYHCSQCGKSFTRQSALQRHQRIHTGEKPYHCSQCGKSFTRQSALQTHQRIHTGEKPFHCSQCGKSFTERSHLQIHQRIHTG, encoded by the coding sequence tctgctgcaagtcttttcCTGCTCCACATGCCCTCGTTCCGATACATCTCCAATTTACCTCGACAAGCATATCCAGAGATGCCACTATGAGGAGTACGTGAGACTGCGAGAATCAGGAGAGATTAAATATAagcttcagatcccctccaaatgctccagtcgtcaaccaacatcaactgatattatccattctgatacttcccataatgatatacagaaggaaattcaccactgctcagattgtggaaagagttttagttatcagaatgcactcaagacacaccagcgcattcacacaggggaaaagccgtatcactgctcacagtgtgggaagagttttactgaacggaGTCACCTCCGActacaccagtgcattcacacaggagagaagccgtatcgctactcacagtgtgggaagagttttactcatcagagtgctctccaactacaccagcgcattcacacaagagagaagccgtatcactgctcacagtgtgggaagagttttactcagcagagtgctctccgacgacaccagcggattcacacaggagagaagccatatgactgctcacagtgtgggaagagttttactagtcagagtcatctccgaatacaccagcgcattcacacaggagagaagccatatgactgctcacagtgtgggaagagttttactcatcagagtgatctccgacgacaccagcacattcacacaggagagaagccatttcactgctcacagtgtgggaagagttttactagtcagagtGCTCTCCGCCGACACCAgcggattcacacaggagagaagccgtatcgctgctcacagtgtgggaagagttttactcatcagagtgctctccaactacaccagcgcattcacacaggagagaagccgtatcactgctcacagtgtgggaagagttttactcagcagagtgatctccaaacacaccagcgcattcacacaggagagaagccgtatcattgctcacagtgtgggaagagttttactcagcagagtgctctccgacgacaccagcggattcacacaggagtgaagccgtatcactgctcacagtgtgggaagagttttactcagcagagtgctctccaactacaccagtgcattcacacaggagagaagccgtatcactgctcacagtgtgggaagagttttactcagcagagtcatctccaaacacaccagcgcattcacacaggagagaagccgtatcactgctcacagtgtgggaagagttttactagtcagagtgctctccaacgacaccagcgcattcacacaggagagaagccgtatcactgctcacagtgcgggaagagttttactagtcagagtgctctccaactacaccagtgcattcacacaggagagaagccgtatcactgctcacagtgtgggaagagttttactagtcagagtgctctccaacgacaccagcgcattcacacaggagagaagccgtatcactgctcacagtgtgggaagagttttactagtcagagttatctccgactacaccagcgcattcacacaggagagaagccgtatcactgctcacagtgtgggaagagttttactcgtcagagtgctctccgacgacaccagcgcattcacacaggagagaagccgtttcactgctcacagtgtgggaagagttttactcagcagagtgctctccgacgacaccagcggattcacacaggagagaagccgtatcactgctcacagtgtgggaagagttttactcatcagagtgatctccaacgacaccagcgcattcatacaggagagaagccgtatcactgctcacagtgtgggaagagttttactcatcagagtgatctccaacgacaccagcacattcacacaggagagaagccgtatcactgctcacagtgtgggaagagttttactcgtcagagtgctctccaacgacaccagcgcattcacacaggagagaagccgtatcactgctcacagtgtgggaagagttttactcgtcagagtgctctccaaacacaccagcgcattcacacaggagagaagccgtttcactgctctcagtgtgggaagagttttactgaacggagtcatctccaaatacaccagcgcattcacacaggatag